The nucleotide sequence AGACAGTTAAAATAATCAGCATGAAATGTATGACAATGCAACCCACAGCCATAATGGTATGCAGCTGAAATGGCCCTCAAGTCTTAGAACTGGAAACATTTGACTTTTTCAGGAATCTGCGTGGACTGACTCTCCAATTCTGCAACAGAAGATGCAGTCTTAGCACAAAGCTGGGCTaattacacacatactgtagatgaacagaaaaaaataaatcaatcacattaatgacagcaaaaacaacaaaacaatttcaatatgaaattaacacaaaaaagaacaatgattatttatagATGTTGCTATTGTTGTATTcggtgttaaaaaataaataagacctGAATTGGGGAAGCTTTAAGGCAAAttacattgagagagagagatagacacaAATATTTAACTCAATAAGTTCAGCTCCCATCCCTGCCGGACTGACCACGCTGTCCCCTcatctttcactctctctcctctcttagAACACATCTCCTTTTAGTTTGCCAGTGTGGCTCTAGGCCAGTGTCTGGTGCCCATTGCCCCTGCCCTGTGGGAATGTCGTACAAGAACTGAGTTCAGTCATGTTAAGCAGGTTCACATACATAAGACAAGGTGGTTAAAAAACTGAGAAGCAACATTTCAGTAACATCCAAAAGCAGGGGTTAAAAATAGCCAATGGGAAAGCTTCTCTGATGGAGCTCGAGGAGGTAACAACAGCCAATAGGAGCTCTACTGGAAGTTCAGGAGGTACTGGAGGCTAAAAAAAGGCACAGTGGCTCCACTGGCACTCAAGGTGAAATGCAGCCAGTAGGGACGTTGCTCTGTCGGAATGCAAAGTAAACACCAGCCAACGGCGAAGCTGCTCCCCCGTAAATCAACACTAGAGGGGAGGCATCCGGCGCCAGCGAGGCGTGAGTGGCTGTAACAGGAAGTGGGCTTGTCCTTTCGTTCTGTTCCGACCAATCAGCGACGCCGAGGGACAACCTCCACGTCTACATATCTGGCTACCGAGAACTCTCCTTCCTGCAGCACCcccagtcccccacccccccccatgcccGCTGCTCACAGCGCGtgttggggtgggaggggggggggcggtgccgTTAGGTCTCCTCGTCCCACAGGCACAGCTGGCGGCGGGGCACGTAGTAATCGAAGCGGTAGCCCTTGCTGCAGCTCTTGATGCCGCACTTGTAGGGGCTGCTCTTGCCGGCCGGCTCGCGGCTGCGGCAGTACTTGAGCAGGCAGGGGTACCACTCCAGCCGCAGGCCGTAGCTGCAGGCGCACGGCTGCCACAGGTCCCGCACCGCGCGGCACGGCTGCAGCTCCGGCACGCCCGCCGCCGGGGGCAGGGCCTCGAACACGGAGCCCTCCGCGCCTGCAGGGGGCACACAACAGCGAACGCTGAGTCTCGGAACCAGGAACCCTCGCCATCCTGACTCTTAGTGCTGCGCGTCTCATAGTGCTAggccattttccattttcctgttTACAGCAATACAAACGGCTGAAGAATGCTGTTGCATCTAAAATATGATATTAACTGAAGTGATGTTGTTTCTGAAGGCTCACACTGCGCACTCTACTGTAAGCTGTAATTAGGTCTagcatgtttgtgcgtgcatgctgaAAAAGTAAACCCACTAATATCCAGAACTGTAGGCCTTTGTACACAATGAAGGATTGAAATTCACAGTACTGTTTGAAATGTTACACCATGTTGCTCTAATCTGGTGTTTTattgctaaaaacaaaaaatccaaaccCGTTTAAGTGGAACCATGTGGGATATTATTGGACCGAGCTGTAAAACAGATACAGATGCCAGACATGCTTAcgacagggctgcagtgtgtaaataGTCAGTATGGAGCAGGGTGTATATTTTTTGGTGTAATTTGCAAAGAGGGGATATTGAGCAGGGTGTGTATATTTTGAGGAGCAGTGTGTACAAAGGTGATATGGAGTAGGGTGTATATTTTAGGGCATCATTTGTAAATAAGTGATATGAAAGCAGGGTGCATATTTtggggtgcagtgtgtaaatgggtGATATGGAGCAGGATGTATATTTTTGGGTTCAGTATGTAAATGAGTGATACGGAGCAGGGTGTATATTTTGGGGTTCAGTGTGTAAATGGGTGATATGGAGCAGGGTGTATATTTTGGGGTTCAGTGTGTAAATGGGTGATATGGAGCAGGGTGTATATTTTGGGGTTCAGTATGTAAATAGGTGATATGGAGCAGAGTGTATATTTTGGGGTTCAGTGTGTAAATGGGTGATATGGAGCAGGGTGTATATTTAGGGTtcagtgtgtaaatgagtgataTGGAGCAGGGTGTATATTTAGGGTTCAGTGCGCATGGTGTATATTTAGGGTGCAGTGCGCAGGGTGTGTGTTTCGGGTGCGGTGCGCTCTAGGGTGCGGTCGAAGGTGCGGTGCCTTGCAGGAGCTCACCCTGTTCCAGCCAGTGCTTGACGTCGGCTTCGCGGGCGTAAATGGACTCGCGGGCCTCGCCGCACACGTTGTGGATGTGGGCGCTGAGCTGCCACGCCCGGCTCAGGTTGACCGCCGCGCTCATGGTCAGCTGCTCCACGCCCCGCCTCTCCTCCGCAGACCGGACCGCGCGCGGGTTTTTCTGAAAGGGGTTCGCATCGTCAAACCCGTCCGGTCCAAACCTTTCCAGACCTTTCTAAACGCCAGCAACTCCATAGCGGTTTTAaggaagagggggcggggccctgcgAGGCCGCTCTGATTGGGCCTTACCTGACGCAGGCGGGCCATTGATTCGCTGGGGATGATCTCATTGTGACTGAGGCGTGCGATGAAGCACAGCGCCTGGTACTGGCTCTGCCCCCTCTCCAGCTCCCCTAGGACCAGCGCACGGAATATCTTCACATCCTacacaccgagagagagagagggatgagaggagaAGAGTGATAGAGAAAAGAAGaatcagagaaagagagtgaaagagggataaaagaaataaaaatggaaggaATGTTGAAAGGGAAGGAATGTTGAGAAAGATAGGTAGATAaaagtgtgagaaagagagcgtGAAAGAAGAGAGGGTGAATAAAGAgtaggaaaagaaaaaggagggCATAGCAGAGGAAGGTGAGGGAGCTATAGAGTGTAATCCCTTCGGCCTCACCCAGAGGACTACAACCCCACCCATAACTGCACATCACTACCACCCCGCTGACAGGATTGCCTACAGAGCTCCGTGCATTACTCCCCCTTGTGGACCAGTACTGAACTGCATGGTGCTTCTAAGGCTAATCAGATTCGCCAGAGGCTGCAGCCGAATTACAGGCTAAGTGACAATGAATAGAAATCTTGTGTCTGCCTGGATCACAAGACAAATGTGATCGCCTCACGTGCGGCTTGTTTCACGGTCCAGTGAAAGGTCCTCATGAccaagaagggggaaaaaaagaacaaacccCAGCCTGTTGTTTTGGGATTAGAGAATTACCATGCAAACAACCATTTTACACCAAACATACATTTATGGGATTTTAAAaaggtgcacgcacacacatgcacacacacacacacacacacacacacacacacacacacacacagacacacacgtcgTCCTAATTCTAAGTTCTAAAAGGAACAGCTGGCCTCCAGCATGAGACTCCAGTGAAGGGGCGGCTGTAAGAGGAGACAAACAGCCATCCAAACTCTGACCTTTCAGAAGACTGGCCATCCCATTCAGAAAAGAGAGGCATTGTTCCAAAGCCACTGGGGTCGGCAGACGTGGAACTGCTCGCTTCTCAGTTCTGAAGGGGAACTTCGGAACAGAGAGCATATGATGAAATGAGACGGAAAGAGTGAGCgagaaagagacggagagaaagaagCTCTGTCTTTAATTAGTGTCTCATGTCGGTTACCATGGAACAGCAGCAGGGTGGGCAAAAAGTATgctgtatgcgtgcatgtgaatgtatatatgtgtgttaaccatgtttgtgtgggagtgcgagaacacgcatgtgtgtgcgtgcgtgcgtctgaaTGTgagtacatgcatgtgtgtgtctgaatgtgagtacatgcatgtacacgtgtgtgtgcgtgtgtgtgtctgaatgtgagtacatgcatgtgtgtgtgtgcgtgtgtgtctgaatgcgagtacatgcatgtacacgcgtgtgtgtgcgtgcgtgtgtctgaatgcgagtacatgcatgtacacgtgtgtgtgcgtgtgtgtgtctgaatgcgagtacatgcatg is from Anguilla anguilla isolate fAngAng1 chromosome 9, fAngAng1.pri, whole genome shotgun sequence and encodes:
- the oafb gene encoding out at first protein homolog, whose product is MFARWLLPVSVRNNGVLVTLILLISFSVCSELKVRVRLADGQITEETLEADSERDSITVEFKQGDGTLITFVADFKQDVKIFRALVLGELERGQSQYQALCFIARLSHNEIIPSESMARLRQKNPRAVRSAEERRGVEQLTMSAAVNLSRAWQLSAHIHNVCGEARESIYAREADVKHWLEQGAEGSVFEALPPAAGVPELQPCRAVRDLWQPCACSYGLRLEWYPCLLKYCRSREPAGKSSPYKCGIKSCSKGYRFDYYVPRRQLCLWDEET